From one Streptomyces sp. SCSIO 30461 genomic stretch:
- a CDS encoding TetR/AcrR family transcriptional regulator, with translation MARTTDGNGTPVPQRLLATATRLFAEQGYDRTSVQEIVESAGVTKGALYHYFGSKEDLLQEVYARVLRLQQERLDAFAEADAPIEQRLRAAAADVVVTTIENLDDASIFFRSMHHLSPEKNKQVRSERRHYHERFRALIEEGQRSGVFSDATPADLVVDYHFGSVHHLSTWYRPDGPLSPQQVADHLADLLLRALRP, from the coding sequence ATGGCCAGGACGACGGACGGGAACGGCACCCCCGTCCCCCAGCGGCTGCTGGCCACGGCCACCCGACTCTTCGCCGAGCAGGGCTACGACCGCACGTCCGTTCAGGAGATCGTGGAGTCGGCCGGAGTCACCAAGGGCGCCCTCTACCACTACTTCGGCTCCAAGGAGGACCTCCTCCAGGAGGTCTACGCCCGGGTGCTGCGCCTCCAGCAGGAACGGCTCGACGCCTTCGCCGAGGCCGACGCGCCGATCGAGCAGCGCCTGCGGGCCGCCGCCGCCGATGTCGTCGTGACCACGATCGAGAACCTCGACGACGCGTCGATCTTCTTCCGTTCCATGCACCACCTCAGCCCGGAGAAGAACAAGCAGGTCCGCTCCGAGCGCCGGCACTACCACGAGCGCTTCCGGGCGCTGATCGAGGAGGGGCAGCGCAGCGGGGTGTTCTCCGACGCGACCCCGGCCGACCTGGTCGTGGACTACCACTTCGGCTCGGTCCACCACCTGTCCACCTGGTATCGACCCGACGGGCCGCTCAGCCCGCAGCAGGTCGCCGACCACCTCGCCGATCTGCTGCTGCGGGCTCTGCGTCCGTAG
- a CDS encoding SDR family NAD(P)-dependent oxidoreductase has translation MSAVQGTNVVVTGAGGGIGAALARRFVAEGARVAVNDIDPVRTAAIAEETGAIAVPGDASAIVEQAREVLGGTVDIYCANAGLPGAGDALADETAWAAAWDVNVMAHVRAASALLPDWLERGSGRFVSTVSAAGLLSMIGAAPYSVTKHGALAFAEWLSLTYRHRGLKVHAICPQGVRTDMLTQAGVAGELVLAPGAIEPEDVAGALMDGIEADRFLILPHPEVAGYYRGRATDTDRWLDNMNHIQQKWESMSGA, from the coding sequence ATGAGTGCGGTGCAGGGCACGAACGTGGTGGTCACCGGAGCCGGCGGCGGCATCGGCGCGGCGCTCGCCCGCAGGTTCGTCGCCGAAGGCGCGCGGGTCGCCGTCAACGACATCGACCCCGTCAGGACCGCGGCCATCGCCGAGGAGACGGGTGCCATCGCCGTCCCCGGCGACGCCTCCGCCATCGTGGAGCAGGCGCGCGAGGTGCTCGGCGGCACCGTCGACATCTACTGCGCCAACGCCGGGCTCCCGGGTGCGGGAGACGCCCTCGCCGACGAAACGGCTTGGGCTGCCGCTTGGGATGTCAACGTCATGGCGCATGTGCGGGCTGCGAGCGCCCTGCTGCCCGACTGGCTGGAGCGCGGCAGCGGCCGCTTCGTCTCCACGGTCTCCGCCGCCGGGCTGCTGAGCATGATCGGCGCGGCTCCGTACAGCGTCACCAAGCACGGCGCACTCGCGTTCGCCGAGTGGCTGTCTCTGACCTACCGGCACCGCGGCCTGAAGGTGCACGCCATCTGCCCCCAGGGCGTGCGCACGGACATGCTCACTCAGGCCGGAGTCGCCGGTGAGCTGGTCCTCGCGCCCGGCGCCATCGAGCCGGAGGACGTCGCCGGAGCCCTCATGGACGGCATCGAGGCCGATCGCTTTCTGATACTGCCGCACCCCGAGGTCGCCGGGTACTACCGGGGCAGGGCCACCGACACCGACCGTTGGCTGGACAACATGAACCACATTCAGCAGAAGTGGGAAAGCATGAGCGGTGCGTGA
- a CDS encoding serine-threonine protein kinase, giving the protein MVVNEMGAEPYRELTFDAQGDVHRAQRDALAALDVTDLVLFAHGWNNSPSVARRFYERFFEPFPRFVASGATVGYVGVVWPSMMFTDEPIPDFGTLAGLFPGQERTLSRLSVLLADEPDDRGAFEEFGFLVRELVDTCDATSAEARAGDLSGPGGDDIPAFLHEDPVEVCRLFTDALDGTEPPLALGSGLRRLWKGGREVLRQAAYYTMKRRAGTVGERGLGPVIAHLAHSSPGIRVHLTGHSMGARLVAFALRGLPDGISAVKSVTLLQGAFSHYAFAPSLPHARGSGGVLRSMERRVDGPVVACYSHHDSALGVLYPLASRMARDSSTIVGLDKRWWAVGHNGIQAVAGARRLTLETALREGLPGSGCVSVDTAAVVRSGGPPSGAHSDILHPELARVVLRAGRIGR; this is encoded by the coding sequence ATGGTGGTGAACGAGATGGGTGCCGAACCGTACCGGGAGCTCACCTTCGACGCGCAGGGGGATGTCCACCGCGCCCAGCGGGACGCTCTGGCGGCACTGGACGTCACGGACCTGGTGCTGTTCGCGCACGGCTGGAACAACTCCCCTTCCGTGGCAAGGCGCTTCTACGAGCGCTTCTTCGAACCCTTCCCGCGATTCGTGGCGAGCGGGGCCACCGTCGGCTATGTGGGCGTCGTCTGGCCCTCGATGATGTTCACCGACGAGCCGATCCCGGATTTCGGCACGCTCGCCGGACTCTTTCCCGGGCAGGAGCGCACCCTGTCACGACTGTCCGTGCTGCTCGCGGACGAGCCCGACGACCGGGGGGCCTTCGAGGAATTCGGGTTCCTGGTGCGAGAGCTCGTCGACACCTGCGACGCCACTTCGGCCGAAGCCCGCGCAGGCGATCTGTCAGGTCCGGGCGGCGATGACATACCCGCCTTCCTCCATGAGGATCCGGTCGAGGTGTGCCGACTGTTCACCGACGCCCTGGACGGGACGGAGCCGCCACTGGCCCTCGGCTCGGGGCTCAGGAGGCTGTGGAAGGGCGGGCGTGAAGTTCTGCGCCAGGCCGCCTACTACACGATGAAGCGACGGGCGGGGACGGTCGGCGAGCGTGGGCTCGGGCCGGTGATCGCCCATCTGGCCCACTCATCTCCCGGGATCCGCGTCCATCTCACCGGACACAGCATGGGAGCGCGGCTCGTCGCCTTCGCTCTGCGCGGTCTGCCTGACGGCATAAGCGCGGTGAAGTCGGTGACTCTGCTCCAAGGCGCCTTCTCGCACTATGCGTTCGCGCCCTCGCTACCCCACGCACGCGGCAGCGGCGGGGTGCTGCGCTCCATGGAGAGGCGGGTGGACGGACCAGTGGTCGCCTGCTATTCACACCATGACTCGGCACTCGGGGTGCTGTACCCCCTGGCATCGAGGATGGCGAGGGACTCCTCGACGATCGTCGGTCTGGACAAGCGCTGGTGGGCGGTCGGCCACAACGGCATACAGGCGGTCGCGGGGGCCCGCCGGCTGACACTGGAGACGGCGTTACGGGAGGGGCTGCCTGGCTCGGGCTGCGTCAGTGTGGACACGGCGGCGGTGGTGCGCAGCGGCGGGCCGCCGTCCGGCGCTCACAGCGACATCCTGCATCCGGAGCTGGCGCGGGTGGTGCTGAGAGCGGGCCGGATCGGGCGTTGA
- a CDS encoding penicillin acylase family protein produces the protein MRRITGSPTGRLRTACAALALGTALLAPLPQATAAEDPVVDHCLAQGRSQCVDILPPGQNGNATLTDILLHRLLGTRPGHSSDQLARYDALAGGYGGLTDAKLTDFFNDASFGVPWSQVESVATPRPDVTITRDKKTGVPHIKGTTRYGTEFGAGYAAAQDRLWMMDLFRHIGRGNLTPFAGGALANQGLEQQFWPGAPYTEADYQAQIDRIRTTEGPRGEQAMADAQAYVDGINAYRTQSKNGRYFPGEYVLTGHIDAITNAGEIAPFSLTDLIAIASVVGGQFGGGGGGEVQAALSLLAAQQKYGVADGTRVWEAFRQRNDPEAVLTVHDGSSFPYAQKPEDPRGTALPDPGSVRAEPLVYDSTGSAGTNAKTPVRNPGALAPAQGIFDQGVLPTGSLDPRRGMSNALLVSGAHTASGRPIAVFGPQTGYFAPQLLMLQEIQGPGISARGVSFAGVGMYVQMGRGQDYAWSATSAGQDITDTYAIELCAPGGGTPGLYADHYLYRGGCIPMEKLERRNAWKPTVADGTAAGSYRLQVWRTKYGTVTHRATIGGKPVAYTSLRSTYGHEADSIIGFQMLNDPSFVTDAASFQQAAHQIDYAFNWFYADSRTAAYYNSGMNPVRAAGVDPALPVKAESAYEWRGFDPVAGTADYTPFAEHPRSIGQDYYISWNNRQADDYNTAGFGMGAVHRGDLLDDRVAALVRGGGVTRASLTRAMAEAGVTDLRGEQLLPELLRVVRSSPVTDAQLDTAIRQLETWRAAGAQRKETTPGSHVYGHADAVRIMDAWWPLLVGAEFRPGLGGDLYQALAANLPIDESPAASHGPTGGHSGSAFQSGWWGFVDKDLRQVLGDPVAGPLPATYCGGGRLATCREVLLGTLKQAVAKPATEVYPGDINCRAGDQWCSDTVMHRALGGITHPAISWQNRPTYQLVAEFPSHR, from the coding sequence ATGCGACGTATCACCGGATCCCCCACCGGACGACTGAGAACCGCCTGCGCAGCCCTCGCACTCGGCACCGCACTCCTGGCACCGCTGCCCCAGGCCACTGCGGCCGAGGACCCCGTTGTCGACCACTGCCTCGCACAGGGCCGGAGTCAGTGCGTGGACATCCTGCCACCGGGGCAGAACGGCAACGCCACCCTCACCGACATCCTGCTCCACCGGCTGCTGGGTACCCGCCCCGGCCACAGCTCCGACCAACTCGCCCGGTACGACGCGTTGGCGGGCGGATACGGCGGGCTCACCGACGCCAAGCTGACCGACTTCTTCAACGACGCCTCCTTCGGAGTACCGTGGAGCCAGGTGGAATCCGTCGCCACCCCGCGCCCGGACGTCACGATCACCCGGGACAAGAAGACCGGGGTCCCGCACATCAAGGGCACCACCCGGTACGGCACCGAGTTCGGCGCCGGGTACGCCGCCGCCCAGGACCGGCTCTGGATGATGGACCTCTTCCGGCACATCGGACGGGGCAACCTCACACCCTTCGCCGGCGGTGCCCTCGCCAACCAGGGCCTTGAGCAGCAGTTCTGGCCCGGAGCTCCGTACACCGAGGCCGACTACCAGGCCCAGATCGACCGTATCCGCACCACCGAAGGCCCCCGGGGCGAACAGGCGATGGCCGACGCGCAGGCCTATGTCGACGGCATCAACGCCTATCGCACCCAGTCCAAGAACGGCCGCTACTTCCCCGGCGAGTACGTACTCACCGGCCATATCGACGCGATCACCAACGCCGGTGAGATCGCGCCCTTCAGCCTCACCGACCTGATCGCCATCGCCTCCGTGGTCGGCGGGCAGTTCGGCGGTGGCGGAGGCGGCGAGGTCCAGGCCGCACTCTCGCTGCTCGCCGCCCAGCAGAAGTACGGCGTGGCCGATGGCACCCGGGTCTGGGAGGCGTTCCGCCAGCGCAACGACCCGGAGGCCGTGCTCACCGTCCACGACGGCTCGTCCTTTCCCTACGCGCAGAAGCCGGAGGACCCGCGCGGCACCGCCCTGCCCGACCCGGGCTCGGTGCGTGCCGAACCGCTGGTGTACGACAGCACCGGCTCGGCCGGCACCAACGCCAAGACCCCGGTGCGCAACCCCGGAGCCCTGGCGCCCGCCCAGGGCATCTTCGACCAGGGTGTGCTGCCGACCGGGTCGCTGGACCCCAGGCGCGGCATGTCCAACGCGCTGCTGGTCTCGGGAGCCCACACCGCGAGCGGCCGCCCCATCGCCGTCTTCGGCCCGCAGACCGGCTACTTCGCCCCGCAACTGCTGATGCTGCAGGAGATCCAGGGACCGGGGATCTCCGCCCGCGGTGTCTCCTTCGCGGGCGTCGGCATGTACGTGCAGATGGGGCGAGGCCAGGACTACGCCTGGTCCGCCACCTCCGCGGGGCAGGACATCACCGACACCTACGCCATCGAACTGTGCGCTCCGGGGGGCGGCACACCGGGCCTGTACGCCGACCACTACCTCTACCGCGGCGGCTGCATCCCGATGGAGAAGCTGGAGCGCCGCAACGCCTGGAAGCCCACCGTCGCGGACGGCACCGCGGCGGGCTCCTACCGGCTCCAGGTGTGGCGCACCAAGTACGGCACCGTCACCCATCGCGCCACGATCGGCGGCAAGCCGGTGGCCTACACCTCGCTGCGCAGCACCTATGGGCATGAGGCCGACTCGATCATCGGCTTCCAGATGCTCAACGATCCGTCGTTCGTGACGGACGCCGCCTCCTTCCAGCAGGCCGCGCACCAGATCGACTACGCCTTCAACTGGTTCTACGCCGACTCCCGCACCGCCGCCTACTACAACAGCGGTATGAACCCGGTGCGCGCCGCCGGTGTCGACCCGGCGCTGCCGGTGAAGGCCGAGTCCGCCTATGAGTGGCGAGGCTTCGACCCGGTCGCGGGCACCGCCGACTACACCCCCTTCGCCGAACACCCCCGATCCATCGGCCAGGACTACTACATCTCCTGGAACAACCGGCAGGCCGACGACTACAACACCGCGGGCTTCGGTATGGGCGCCGTCCACCGGGGCGACCTGCTGGACGATCGGGTCGCCGCGCTGGTCCGGGGCGGCGGAGTGACCCGGGCCTCGCTCACCCGGGCCATGGCCGAAGCAGGCGTCACCGACCTGCGTGGAGAGCAACTGCTGCCCGAACTGCTCCGGGTCGTCCGAAGCTCGCCTGTCACCGACGCCCAACTCGACACGGCGATCCGCCAACTGGAGACTTGGCGGGCGGCGGGCGCACAGCGCAAGGAGACCACGCCGGGCTCGCATGTCTACGGCCACGCCGACGCTGTGCGGATCATGGATGCCTGGTGGCCACTGCTGGTCGGCGCCGAGTTCAGACCGGGGCTCGGGGGCGACCTCTACCAGGCCCTGGCGGCGAACCTGCCCATCGACGAGTCGCCCGCAGCCTCCCATGGCCCCACAGGCGGGCACAGCGGATCGGCTTTCCAGTCGGGGTGGTGGGGCTTCGTGGACAAGGACCTGCGGCAGGTCCTCGGCGACCCGGTCGCCGGCCCGCTGCCCGCGACCTACTGCGGCGGAGGTCGACTCGCCACCTGCCGTGAGGTGCTGCTCGGCACACTGAAGCAGGCGGTGGCGAAGCCCGCCACCGAGGTCTACCCAGGTGACATCAACTGCCGGGCGGGCGACCAGTGGTGCTCCGACACGGTGATGCACCGCGCCTTGGGCGGGATCACCCACCCGGCGATCAGCTGGCAGAACCGTCCGACCTACCAGTTGGTCGCAGAGTTCCCCTCGCACCGCTGA
- a CDS encoding MaoC family dehydratase, whose protein sequence is MAEPRIFTSPDELIAGVGEQLGHSDWLEVDQKRIDLFADATGDHQWIHVDPERAASGPFGRTIAHGYLTLSLLPALVPQVMRVEGMKMGINYGTNKVRFPAPVPVGSRLRATAVIKSVEEAGGGVQVTAVVTVEREGGDKPVCVAESVSRYFF, encoded by the coding sequence ATGGCCGAGCCCAGGATCTTCACATCCCCAGATGAGCTGATCGCCGGAGTGGGCGAGCAGCTCGGCCACAGCGACTGGCTGGAGGTCGACCAGAAGCGGATCGACCTCTTCGCCGACGCCACGGGCGATCACCAGTGGATCCATGTGGACCCCGAGCGCGCGGCCTCCGGCCCGTTCGGCCGGACCATCGCGCACGGGTATCTCACCTTGTCGCTGCTGCCCGCGCTGGTCCCCCAGGTGATGCGGGTCGAGGGCATGAAGATGGGCATCAACTACGGCACCAACAAGGTGCGCTTCCCCGCCCCCGTGCCGGTCGGCTCCCGGCTGCGCGCCACGGCGGTGATCAAGAGCGTCGAAGAGGCGGGCGGCGGCGTACAGGTGACAGCGGTCGTCACCGTGGAGCGCGAAGGCGGCGACAAGCCGGTCTGCGTGGCCGAGTCGGTCTCCCGCTACTTCTTCTGA